CTTGACGCTAGTTCAGGCAAATTGACCGTTCCTGCCTGCGAAGTTTCAGTGATTGGGTATCACTCGTTAGAGCATGTCCACTAATAAAAAGAAGTTGTCTCGAGTGGTGAATACTAATCGAGCCAGCCTAATTAAGTTGTACTCATTGCATTTTGAAGACAGTGCCACTCAAGCCATTGAACAAATAACCATTAGAGCGATTAATCGGACCTATGTTGCTTATAGGCCCCCACCCCCTGGTGAAGTAATGAAAGCTTGGGTTATTGAAAATCGCGCGCCCCAATGGGCTTGTAGGGCTACCTTTGACCTGTTGATTGAGCTTGATTGGTTGCCAAATACTGATATTGAAAAAGCTATTGCGGCTCGCTTTCTTTTTTTGAATGACTACCCAATCACTGAAAGTTGGAAAGCGTTATTAGGCGAGTGGTTAGAACTTGCCAAGCAAGCACAAAATGAGAACTCGGATGAATACGAATAACTACAATGAAACTCTTAAAGATGAATACCGCACATCAGTTTTGGCGTTTTTTAATACCGTAGAAGAGCAACGCGAAGACCGCGAACTTAGCGCACGGATGCTCTTTGAGATGGCTAGATACTGGACTCTCACTAAAAACAGGAATGGTTTGTGACATCAAAAAACACAAGCAAGATAACCCGTCATGAATTTTTCATATGAACAAAGAATTAAGCACTTACATGAGCTTTCTCAATTGCCTAGACAATCGCTTTGCTTTCAGCTTTTAATGATCATGAATCTTTGTCATCACGACTTGGATAGTGGCAAGGTTGAACGATTGAAATCAGATGATGAAACCTATTTCTATGAGGCTAATTCTCTGAAAGAACAGCTACTCGATGTGCCGAGTCTTAGTAACTCTCATAAGGTGCTATATCTGCTGCTAGATGCTGGATTTATTGAACGTCGAGTGCTTGATAAAGATGGCCAAGTCGTTATTGGTGATAGCTACCAAAGAAACACCGCCAAAATATATTGGCGTATATCCGACAAAGGGCTAAGCGTATTCGGCTAATTAAATACTCTAGGGACTAAATAGTTAGGGTTTACGTTAATTGAAGTCTATTTTTCCAAAATAGACAAAAAAAGTGAAACATAGGTGCTAGTGGCCTGTACTTAACAATCTGGAATCAGGTGATTGCTTTACTTAGCCACCTGTTCAGCTTCTATCTTGATTCGTAAGCAAGCGTTGCTGTTATTATCGTTCCCTCTGATAGATAAGATACATCACTTAAACCTCGTTAGTTAATGAAAATTAATTTTCGTTTTTTTTGTTATCTACCGTCTACAAAACTAATGTCATGCTTTCGATTGATAGCCAAAGCACCCACAGCTATTCTACTCTGAACACTTTCGTTAATCCTAGCGTTTCATTTACTTCTCTTTTTAACCGCGCGGATTTATGTGCCAGTGACTTTGCTAAACGAAATAAAAACCAAAAAGTATTGACTAAGGCAATACACAATAATACTGTGTATTAAACCAGTGTTACTATCTTAATTTCTTTGGAGGTATTTATGCTTGTAGACACCATTGACAGAGTCAATAAACTTCGCCAAAAAGCACTTTCTGATCCTATGTTTTTACGATCTGCCATAGAACATGAAAAGGCAATTCAAAACATGTCTATAGATTGTAACGATAAGCAAAAAAGAAAAGCACTGGCAGATATATACAATAACTCCCCTAATACAGAGCAATTAAATTAAGCCTCAGGGCAATGAATAGTATTTAATTGAAAGTGAGCAATCATCGTTTCGTCATTGAACTCTTTGATGCTTGCTTTCATCAATCCCGTATCATTAATCATCTTCGCAATCTCATCCACTTTTAATGTCACAATAAAAGCGGACAGAGGTGCTATCTGCTTATTATCATCAGAAAAGCACTCTATAATGTCCTGCTTTGATAAATAAAGAGTTTCATTCTTTTTCGTATCATGGTCATCTATAAGATAGGAATGAATACCATGCTTATCATATAAACAATTCAACAGATCATAGATGCGAGATACGTCATCCATTTCATGATGAACACGCTCTGACAGTGATTTAAGTTCAATTAAACGACGCTCTAAATCCCCTTTCGCATGTCGCCCAATCTGAATAAAAGACTTAATTTCTTTCTTTATCAATTTATATTTTGAATGTGTTAGCTTTGGTTTTAACCATTTAACGACACGTTCATTACGTGTTTTTTTAGGCATAAACTGCGTAGCCTTTGCCACGGCCATGTATAAATGAAGTAGGGCGTTATCAACAGTTTCAAGTAATAATTTGTCGTATTCTTTATGAGGCATATTTTTATCCGTAAAAAAGGATGTATCTCATTAACAAGGTAGCGAACATACAAAACCCATAATAAAGAAAATGAATCTTTATCCTAGTATAACTCAGTTCGTGAGCAATTCCTCAACTCACTGATTTAAGTCATCTAAATGTATATGCTTACTTTACGTTATAGGAATACACTAATCCAACATAACAAACCGAACATCAAAGGAAATAAAGAATGAAATTATGTAAAGCGATAGGGGGGGCAGTTTGGATATCGAAAATTATTGTACGTTAAGAGCGAAATTTGTTTAGTTCATGATGCTAACCTATTGATTACTACAATTGCCTATCGCATTTAAGTTAATGTATTGATGATATTTGTACTACAACGCCCTATCTCATTGGGGTACACCCAAACGAGATAGGTCACATCAAAATCCCTACCGTACAATAATTTTCGATATCCAAATTTACCAACTCAGATTATTTGCAACAACCCCGTTTAGACTAATTTCTAATGCATATTTAAACAAAAACGAGTCATTCATTTATTTCTAATTTAACAATAAATGAATGACTCTCAATATAAAAACGCAGCTTGTATTGATGGTGTAGATCAGTTACATACGCTTCTTGTGGGGGTGATTCTTCACTAAAAGCAGCTTTGAACCGATTTATGATTATGTTCGAATGTAACCAATGACTGTTAGCCCCTGCTAAACTAATTCTAGCGTTGCCTCCATATTGCTTGAGATATAATCACTTTCATCTACTTTAGTCTCTAGCAGTTCATTCGCATAACAAAAGTAACTCAAACCTGCCCATACTTTCTGAGAGCCAATGATATACACTTGTTTTTTAGCACGAGTCACCGCTACATTTAAAATATTAGCTTTACTCGATGCCCAATAAGCAGACCCTTTAGTTACTTCAGAAACACCCAAAACAAATATCACCACTTTCTCTTCTTTCCCTTGGAAGGTATGTACGGTTCCTATTCGACCCTTAACCCATTTGTCTGCTTGCTTCTGAGGGATCCCATTATCAACTAGATGGCTAAGCAGCTCCTCACGCACACCGTGAGCTACTTTTCTAAAAGGCGAAATAATAATATACGTCTGGCAAACATTGTGTTTTTCTAACGTGTTCTAGTACCATTGCCGCAACATATTTCCCTTGATTAGGCACATAATGTTTCCCCTCCACCTCGCCTACAATATCAATCCAAGCACTATGCCCCCAAATATCATGTGTGCGACCTTCTGGTAACTCGCTACCATGAAACATTTTTTCGTTATACGCGATCTTGTTTGAAATACTAAACATTGGTTCATCACAACGACGATGTACACGAAGAGGACTACCTAACCACTCTCCCTGTGCAATCATTTCAGTCCCGTATCGATTAACTCTATCCGCTAACTTTTGTACCGATGTTTTAGTTGGCGACCATACGCGCCATTGTTCTTCACCTAAAATTTCTTTTGCAAACCCTTCAACAAATTCTGGCGGAATAGTAAAAACTGGCTCAATTTGTAAAGGGTCACCGACAACAACTGGTCGCTTTGAACGATATAAAGCACCTACAGCTTGTTGAGGCGAAGCTTGTCCCGCTTCATCAATAAACAACCAGCCAATATCGTCTTTCCCGAAGCTTGAAAACTGACGAGAAACCGAAGCAAATGTTGATGACACCACAGGAATAAACATAAAGAGCCACTGCCAAAGCACTTTATTCGCTTTCTGATCTTTGATGCTATTAGACATTGCACTAGACAAATAGAACACCACACTATTGTTACCTAAGTTAAAGTACTTATAAACAGCAACTACCCACGCTTGATGTAACTCCATCGCTTTAGAAGTTAAATTCACCCGCTTCTGATTTAACTCAATCCCATGAGCAAAAGCTGAACGTTGTAAGTTTGCACACTCTAAATCAGTCATTCCATCATCAAAACATACATCCGTATACTTAGCTTGAAATACGCTACACTTTTCAATCTCTTTATCCAACTCGGACTTAAAGTTACCGACTTTTCGAACCATCAGCGCTTTTTCTTTACAGAGGAGTTCATAGCGTGCTTTCATTTTGGAGAATAACTGTCGTAAGAACCAATATTTTGGCAGAAAAAACAATAAAAATGACAGCTGTTTTTGCTTTAAACGAGCAACAAAAATATTAAGTTTAAGACATCGATAATCCAAGCTGGCAAGCTTTTTTTCGTAAGCGTCTTTAAATCGACGCCTACTAACTGACTCTCAACTTCGTTACCCTCCTCTCATTGTTATTTTTTATTGAAGATATTATGGGAAAACATCGCACTCACTCCGAATGGCAGCATCTAGTTAATATTACGCGAGTAATATTCCTCTTGAGCAGTTTTGCGGTATGAATAATATTAACCCCAACACTTTTTGCCAATATAAACGCTCACTTAGACCGCTAATGGAAGAAGAAGAGGAGCTCCTATCTCCTTTTGCTTTAGTTAAACGCGATGAAATTGATGAAGAAGACAATGTCTTCTTTCCTCCTGAAAATCATCAAGTATTAAATATTCAAGCTGGGGCGTTGCAACTTTCTTTACCTGCTTCGACATCACCACAATGGCTTGCCATGTTGATAAAAGAGGTCATCAAATGAAAATGTTTGTCGATATCTCAATGATTTACCTTCATAAAGCGCCCGTGGACTTTAGAAAAGGAATTAATGGTCTTAGCATGATTGTTGAACAACAGATGGTCATCTCTCCATTTTCTGATGCACTCTTTGTTTTTTGCAATCGACAGAATGATAAAATAAAGGTGTTGTATTGGGACCGGAATGGATTTTGTCTATGGCAAAAACGCCTTGAGGAAGATAAATTCACCTGGCCTAAAAAAATGACCGGAGCAACCGTTTCTTTGACTGAAGAGCAATGGCACTGGCTTCTTAACGGACTCGACATTGACAAAATGCAACCTCATAAGTCTATTCACTATCAAAGTCTAAATTAAGGAGTAGATATTGCTTCGTAAATGGCAATAAACTAAGAGCGCCAAACGTATTATGCTGATATTTTTGTTCACACTATGAATAAAAAATTATCCCATAAAAGTAATGAGCTTGTTTTACTTCGAGCGTTATTTGCAGAAAAAGAAGCTCAAAATAATGAACTTCAACTCACCGTTGATAAACTTAATGACGCTTTGAAAGAAAGTGAAGCTCGTTATCAATCTCTTTTGGAAAAAATGCAGCTTGCTCGTCACCGACAATTTGGCGCGAGCAGTGAATCTTTACCTAAGGAAGATTGTGTTTTCAATGAAGCTGAAGAAGTAAGCTCAGACACCCTATTGATGCGGATTCTCTTGAGCATCAAGGAGCACTAACGAGTGTTGGTGAGTTGCAGCTCAACACGAATGCATTAGATATTCAAAGCAATATAGAAACGCAAGGTAATCTCAATATATCGGCATCATCCGTCACCAATAATGCAGAAGTCATTGCTGGGCAAGACTTGAGTTTATCTGCCGAAAGTTTATCGAACAGTGGAACATTGACCGCAAGTGGTGATACTACCGTATCTTTAACCAATAATTTCACTCATAACTCATCAGGCACGATATCAGGGCAAAATGTCAGTCTCTCGGCGATGCAGTTCGAGAACTTAGGTACGCTTCAAGCGCTGGATAATTTAGGTCTCTCTGTAAATTCAATTGTAAATAAAGGGGGATTGATTGCGCTTGGTGATCTAACCACGACAGTAGCAAGTGATATCAATAACCAAGGGCTAATATACGCGGGCAATAATGCAAATCTGTACTCCAACACGTTGCACAATACGTCTGATATTGTGGTTGGTCATGATTTGCTGATTGCAAAAAATGTGGCTAAACACCAAAATAACAGTGTGACGAACAGCTCTGGAACTATTGAGTCTTTAGGGGGGAATATTGATATTTACACTCATACTCTCACAAATAAACGCACTACTCTGGAAGTAGAAAACACGACGGCTGAGGATAAGCGTGCTCAGTACACTGGCGTCTATAATACGAAAGGCACAGAGCATGAGCCTAAAGTTTATCAATCTCAAACTTGTAGAGACTCAGGTAATGATGCAAGCTCTGGAAAACATTGCACAACCCATTATAATATAGAACCAAGTTATCGTGATTTTACTGTTATCGCATTGAAAGAAGGCTCTCGATTAAAGTCTGCTTCTTTTACTGGGCGTATTATTGCGAAAAAAGATCTAACCATTGGCGCTGGGACCGTCTTAAATGATGCCAGTCAAATAGCAGGAAACAAGGTAACCATTACTGCAAATACCTTGACAAACAGAGGGTATCAACTTGATGAGTATACGACGTATTTCGACTATACGCTGAATGATTCGTGGGGTCCTGATTACCTCCCCTACACACGAACGGCAAGTCGACGAGTGAAAACGGGCGTATCGGGACAGATAAACTCTTCCATCACAGCAAGCAACAAGTTAACTCTCAATGTTGTTAATACGGTCAATAACTCGACATTAAAAGCGAATGCAACGGCAGTAAAGTCGACAACATCCGCAGCACAAGTACAGGCGACGTCATCGGCATCTGTGGCTAACCCGACTATCACGTTTGCAAACATTAATGACATCGCCTTTCCTGAGTTTACGCTCCCTAGTGCGCCAAATGGACTATTTATTCTTTCACCGGATCCTAAAGGTAAGTATTTTATTGAGACGTAAGCGTGCGGGGAACTACACCTTGTCTTTTACATTCCAAGGTAAAAGTGAATCGATATCTGGCGATCCAACACATAAACGATCTAGACAATACCTAATATAATCGTAAGGGATTAATCCGTTTGCCTTTGCTGTTTCTACAATGCTGTAAAGCATTGCACTTGAATCTGCACCAGCCGTTGAACCCGAAAATAACCAGTTTTTCCGGCCGATAACAAACGGTTTAACCGCTCGCTCTGCTCGATTGTTATCAATAGATAACAATCCATCATCAATATAACGAACTAATTTATCCCATTGATTTAATGTATAGCTAATCGCCTCACCTAATTTTGTTTTAGGTGATACTCGACTAACTGCGCTATCAAGCCAATCACGGAGCTCTTTAAGTAAATCGCGGGCTTCTGTCTGCCTAGCAACATACTTGGCTTCAGGGGAAGCCTCTTTTAATAACGATTCGATCCGGTATAGCTTTTGGATTTTACTCAATACCCAATCTGCACTCCCTGTTTTCCCTTTTACTTGAACACGTTGAGCCTCAATAAATCGTCGACGTGCGTGTGCCCAACAGCCAACTAACATCGCTTCAGTTTGTTCATAACCTTGGTAACCATCGGTATGTAAATACCCGTTATAACCTTTTAAAAAGTTAACTGGATGGTAGCCATGCCTGCTAGATTGATAATCATAAAGTACAATTCCAGGCAAAACACCAGAGCCTGGAGAATCATAGCCAGAGCAGTAGACCCACATATAACATTTTGCTTTTTCAACATCCAACACATTTACCGTTGTTTCATCACAATGCAGAGTGGGTTGTTCAAGCAAAATACGATGTAACTCGTTATTAAGAGGGGTAAATAGTACCGAGCATTTTATTAACCAATCCGCCATCGTTCGCCGTCCAATAATGATACCCCATTGCTGAAATAACGTTTCTTGACGATAAAGTGGAAGACTGTATTGAAATTTAGCCGTAATAATTTGAGCAAGTAAACTTGCGGTCGCAATCCCTTTAGGGATTGGTGACGCTGGCATTGGGGCTTGTTTAATGTCTACTGAAGTATTGTTTTTTTCACAATTTCGGCAAGCATATTTAGGACGAACATGTTGAATAACTTCCACTTTAGCTGGTACAAATTCCAACTTTTCACTGATGTCTTTACCCATCGCATGCATCTCTAGACCGCAACACTTACAAGTTTTATCTTTTATGTCGTGGATATAATAACAGTACGCGGTAAGTCTTCAGGTAAGCGTTGGCGTTTTGGCTTTTGACGAGTGTAGGTAATCGTTTGTGTGTCATCATTTTCAATGATGATTTCTTCTTCTGTTTCATTGAATAAATCAAATTGAGTCGAGTCAGATTCACTGCTTTTACCAAAGCGCTGATGTTGAGCCAGCCGAAATTGCTCTAGAAGACGGTTATATTTATTTTCAAGCTGAAGCACAAGTGCTTTCAGCTCGTCAATGGTATCAGGAAGTGGTTTTATTTTATCAGTCATGTAGATGACTATATAACGATAATACAGGTAATCAATCGGTTGCCTCCTATTCTTGACTGAGAATCAACTATTTAAAGGGTTGTTTGATAATGTACCGGTTGATGTCCTAAGATATCAAAACCTTGTAATAGCAGTGTCAGTTGCTGCTCTGATAATGCTAACGTATCGTTATTTATATTTCGTGGCCATTTGAAGCGGTCTTCATCTAATCGCTTGTACCATAAAGCGAATCCTGTTTTATCCCAATACAATATTTTGAGTTTATCACGAGGCTTATTGCAAAATATAAATAGAGCATCACTAAACGGTGATAGTTGCATTTCTTGCTCAACAATCACGACAAGGCCATTAATGGCCTTGCGAAAATCGACAAAATCACGATGAAGATAAATGGTGGAAACATCAGTAAATACATTCATGATTGATACCCTTTTAATAAGAGTCCTATCCAGTGAGGTTCAGTATTAGCTGGCAATGTTAATCGCAATTTTCCGATAGAAAGTTGAATATCTGGTAATTGTGGAGTGGCGATGATAGTTGATGTTAACGCTTCTACTTTCAAGAAAGTAGAAGCGTTAATCTTTTGTTTCCATCGTGCTTTACGTGCACTAAATGTCTTTGGCAGAATATTATGGTTACGACAAAATTCAGCGGCACTAAGCTTGCTAGATTGCTGAGATTCAAATAGAGCGTGCCATTGCTCTGGTGTTCTCTTTTTATCTTTTTGCATAATTACGTTCTCGTTAAATGAAAGATCGTAAGATACGCATAATGAATTTTATTTGTTAGGTGTAGTTCCCCGCACGCTTACACCCTTTCCAAAAAGCAGGGAAGAAAAGAACCAATACCGTTAATATTTCTAGTCGGCCCATTAGCATTCCAATACTTAATATCCATTTAGCCGTATCAGGTAAGGTCGAAAAGTTACCTGTTGGCCCGACAATATGCCCCATCCCGGGACCTACGTTGGCAACTGCCGTGACGGCACTTGTTATGCTCGTTATTGGATCAAGCCCTAAACTGCCTAACAATGCAGAGATAACGATGATGGTTAAGAAAAAAGTAAAAACCAAAGCAACGACAGAGCGTGCGATATCGTCAGTAACTTGTCGTCCGTTATAACGTTGAACAAAAATACCGGATGGATGAATTAGCTTCATCATTTGTTTTTTCAACATGGTTGCTGCTATTTGAAAACGGAATATTTTTATCCCACCAGCCGTTGATCCTGAACATGCGCCCGCCATCATAACAAAAGCAAAGATAATTGCTGGGAATGCGCCCCAAGCGGTAAAGTCATCTAAACCAAATCCCGTCGTCGTAATCACTGAAATGATGTTAAATACGGACACTCGCAAGGCATCCATAATTTCATAGTCATTATGATAAACCAACCACGCGGCTACCGATAAGCTAGTGATTAATATGAGTTTGAGATAACCAATAACTTGGGCATCTTTAAATAGGACTTTTGGATCTCGTTTTTTCAATACTTGGATAAAAAGTAAAAATGGTAAACCGCCGGTAAACATAAAGAAGGCTGCAACCCAATGGGTGCTATTGGAGAAGCGATTCATTGAGCTATCAGAGGTAGAGTACCCTCCTGTCGATAGCGTAGTGAAGGCATGGTTTATGGCTTCGAACGGTGTCATACCAGTAACGAGATAACTTAGAAAACAAAGTAAAGTTAAGGTTAAGTACACGTTTACAATGTATTTTGCGACATATTTAGTTCGAGGAGCACTTTTATCTGACCAGTCGGAGGACTCCGTTTGGAAAAGCCTCATACCACCGACATTCAGCATTGGAAGTACGGCCACTGCCATTACGATAAAGCCAACGCCACCTAACCACTGCAACGTCGATCGCCACAATAGAATGCTTGGAGCCATCTCATCAAGACCACTGAGAACAGTCGAACCTGTCGTTGTAATACCTGACATTGTTTCAAAGTACGCGTCAGTAAAACTGATGTGGTTGATGAAGACAAAAGGCAGAGCAGCAAAGGCACTGGCAATTGTCCAGACTAGTGTCGTGATAAGGAACATATCCCGAACGCTCATTTTAAACTGTTTACTGCGACCAAAAGTTAAACAAGCAAATGCTACTATGTGAGTAATAGCAACCGCTTGTGCAAACTCAATAAAGCCAGCTGTACCAGTAAAAAGAGCAACAAGAGTTGGGATATACATGAATAGGGCTAGCTTAGACAGCACAAGCCCTATAACAAATAAGATCGGTTTATAATTGACCATAATTACAGAAAGAACGGGCTCGGTTGGAATAGGCGTTCAACATCCTGAACGTATTTTTTATCCACTAGGAACATAACAACGTGATCATCTTGTTCTATCACGGTTTTATCGTGTGCGATGAGAACTTCTTCGCCACGAACGATGGCACCAATGGTGGTACCCGGGGGAAGTTTAATATTTTGTACTTCTTTCCCGACGACCTTAGAGGTTGTTTCGTCACCATGCGCAATGGCTTCTATCGCTTCTGCAGCACCACGACGAAGAGAGGATACATTGACGATATCAGCACGACGAACATGGGTTAGTAAGGCTGAGATGGTTGCTTGTTGTGGAGAAATAGCAACATCGATCACTCCACCTTGAACTAAATCGACGTAAGCACTGCGTTGGATCAGTACCATTACTTTTTTGGCTCCCATGCGCTTGGCGAGCATGGCAGACATAATATTCGCTTCATCTTCATTGGTTACGGCGATGAAGACATCCACTTGGTCGATGTGTTCTTCACTGAGCAACTCTTGATCTGCCGCGTCGCCACAAAAAACGATACTTTCTTCGAGTAATTCGGATAATTGCTCTGCACGTTTTAAATTACGTTCGATCAGTTTTACGCTGTAATTCTGTTCTAAACGTTTTGCTAAACCGGCACCAATATTACCGCCACCAACGATCATTATGCGTTTATATGGTCGTTCAAGGCGTTGTAATTCACTCATTACAGAACGAATATGATTACTTGCCGCAACAAAGAAAACTTCATCATCCGCTTCAATAACGGTTGTTCCTTGCGGACGAATAGGACGTCCTTGACGGAAAATAGCTGCAACACGTGTATCAATGTGAGGCATGTGGTCGCGAAGCGCTGATAACGCATTACCAACCAATGGGCCTCCATAGTAGGCTTTTACCGCAACTAAGCTGACCTTCTTTTCAGCAAAGCTAGCCACTTGCAGTGCCCCTGGGTATTCAATCAAACGTTCAATATAACCGGTAACCAATTCTTCAGGAGCAATTAAGTGATCCACTGGAATTGCATCAGATTGGAATAAACGTTCTTTTTCTTTTAAGTATTCTGGTGAACGAATACGAGCAATACGGTTTGGTGTATTAAATAAGGTAAATGCGATCTGACAAGCGATCATATTCGTTTCGTCAGAGTTGGTGACAGCAACCAACATGTCCGCATCTTGTGCCCCTGCTTCTCTCAAAGTATCAGGATGGCTAGCAAACCCTTGAACAACGCGTAAGTCATACTTATCTTGCAGCTCACGTAATCGCTCTGAGCTTTTATCTACAACGGTAATATCGTTGTTTTCGCCCACCAAGTTTTCAGCTAATGTGCCGCCAACCTGCCCTGCACCTAAGATTATAATTTTCATACCGATTGCTCGCTCGTGAGTCGATTATGCTTTTTGTAGAACGGCGTAATAGAAGCCATCCATATTTTCTTCACCAGGAAGAATTTGACGTCCAGGTTTTGCTGGGTCTGTATTATCCACCAGAGACGCGTTTTCAGTACGTTCTAAAAAGGCTTTTACTTGATCACCGTTTTCTTGTGGTGTGATTGAGCAAGTTGCATACACCATGGTGCCGCCTGATTTTAGTTGTAGCCACATTGCATCAAAGATTTCACTTTGTAATTCTGCAAGTGCCTTGATGTCTTCTGAACGACGTAGCCATTTAATATCTGGGTGGCGGCGGATAACTCCGGTTGCAGAACAAGGCGCATCTAATAAAATGCGATCAAATTGTTCACCTTGCCACCATTCTTCAGGGTGACGAGCATCGCCACAAATCACTTTAGCTTCAAGATTTAAACGTTCTAGATTTTCGTAAACACGGGTTAAGCGAGTTTCATCACAATCAATAGCGACAACGTTGGTGTTTTTAGTGCGCTCTAGAATGTGCGCCGTTTTACCACCTGGAGCGGCACAGCAATCTAAAATCAGCTCACCATCTTGTGGTTGTAGATACTCAACAGATAGCTGTGCAGCGGCATCTTGTACGGATACCCACCCTTTTTCGAAGCCTGGCAATGTAAATACATCACGCGCTTTATCTAATAACAAAGCGTCTGTTGCTTGGCTGTGAGGGGTTACTGCAATCTCTTCTTTTTCAAGTAATGCAATGTATTCATCACGAGTGTGGTGTTGGCTATTAACTCGTAACCACATAGGTGCTTTGCTGTTGTTTGCTTCAACAATCGATTCCCATTGTGTTGGGTACGCTTCTTTTAGCATTTTTAGCAACCAACCAGGGTGACCGTATTTACCTGAATCGTGACTGATTGATTTTGCATCTAATTCTTCTTGGCTACGTTGGTAGCTTCGAAGTACACCGTTGATCAAACCACGCAGTTTTGGACCTTTTAGGTTTTTAGTGCCTTCAACGGTTTCGCCTACCGCAGCGTGTGCAGGAATACGCATGAAACTAAGTTGATAAATACCAACTAGGATCAGATGATGGAAAACACGTTGCTTTCCTTTTAATGGTTTATCCATTAAGGATTGAGCAACCGACTCTAAACGAGGAAGAAAGCGCAGTACGCCGTAGCAAATTTCTTGCAATAAGGCTTGGTCACGAGGCTTGATCTCAGATTGAGCCTTTGGAAGCGCT
The Aliivibrio salmonicida LFI1238 genome window above contains:
- a CDS encoding DUF2913 family protein encodes the protein MPHKEYDKLLLETVDNALLHLYMAVAKATQFMPKKTRNERVVKWLKPKLTHSKYKLIKKEIKSFIQIGRHAKGDLERRLIELKSLSERVHHEMDDVSRIYDLLNCLYDKHGIHSYLIDDHDTKKNETLYLSKQDIIECFSDDNKQIAPLSAFIVTLKVDEIAKMINDTGLMKASIKEFNDETMIAHFQLNTIHCPEA
- a CDS encoding AAA domain-containing protein — protein: MREELLSHLVDNGIPQKQADKWVKGRIGTVHTFQGKEEKVVIFVLGVSEVTKGSAYWASSKANILNVAVTRAKKQVYIIGSQKVWAGLSYFCYANELLETKVDESDYISSNMEATLELV
- a CDS encoding DEAD/DEAH box helicase, producing MKARYELLCKEKALMVRKVGNFKSELDKEIEKCSVFQAKYTDVCFDDGMTDLECANLQRSAFAHGIELNQKRVNLTSKAMELHQAWVVAVYKYFNLGNNSVVFYLSSAMSNSIKDQKANKVLWQWLFMFIPVVSSTFASVSRQFSSFGKDDIGWLFIDEAGQASPQQAVGALYRSKRPVVVGDPLQIEPVFTIPPEFVEGFAKEILGEEQWRVWSPTKTSVQKLADRVNRYGTEMIAQGEWLGSPLRVHRRCDEPMFSISNKIAYNEKMFHGSELPEGRTHDIWGHSAWIDIVGEVEGKHYVPNQGKYVAAMVLEHVRKTQCLPDVYYYFAF
- the tnpB gene encoding IS66 family insertion sequence element accessory protein TnpB (TnpB, as the term is used for proteins encoded by IS66 family insertion elements, is considered an accessory protein, since TnpC, encoded by a neighboring gene, is a DDE family transposase.); protein product: MKMFVDISMIYLHKAPVDFRKGINGLSMIVEQQMVISPFSDALFVFCNRQNDKIKVLYWDRNGFCLWQKRLEEDKFTWPKKMTGATVSLTEEQWHWLLNGLDIDKMQPHKSIHYQSLN
- the tnpB gene encoding IS66 family insertion sequence element accessory protein TnpB (TnpB, as the term is used for proteins encoded by IS66 family insertion elements, is considered an accessory protein, since TnpC, encoded by a neighboring gene, is a DDE family transposase.) translates to MNVFTDVSTIYLHRDFVDFRKAINGLVVIVEQEMQLSPFSDALFIFCNKPRDKLKILYWDKTGFALWYKRLDEDRFKWPRNINNDTLALSEQQLTLLLQGFDILGHQPVHYQTTL
- the tnpA gene encoding IS66 family insertion sequence element accessory protein TnpA, whose amino-acid sequence is MQKDKKRTPEQWHALFESQQSSKLSAAEFCRNHNILPKTFSARKARWKQKINASTFLKVEALTSTIIATPQLPDIQLSIGKLRLTLPANTEPHWIGLLLKGYQS
- a CDS encoding TrkH family potassium uptake protein, with product MVNYKPILFVIGLVLSKLALFMYIPTLVALFTGTAGFIEFAQAVAITHIVAFACLTFGRSKQFKMSVRDMFLITTLVWTIASAFAALPFVFINHISFTDAYFETMSGITTTGSTVLSGLDEMAPSILLWRSTLQWLGGVGFIVMAVAVLPMLNVGGMRLFQTESSDWSDKSAPRTKYVAKYIVNVYLTLTLLCFLSYLVTGMTPFEAINHAFTTLSTGGYSTSDSSMNRFSNSTHWVAAFFMFTGGLPFLLFIQVLKKRDPKVLFKDAQVIGYLKLILITSLSVAAWLVYHNDYEIMDALRVSVFNIISVITTTGFGLDDFTAWGAFPAIIFAFVMMAGACSGSTAGGIKIFRFQIAATMLKKQMMKLIHPSGIFVQRYNGRQVTDDIARSVVALVFTFFLTIIVISALLGSLGLDPITSITSAVTAVANVGPGMGHIVGPTGNFSTLPDTAKWILSIGMLMGRLEILTVLVLFFPAFWKGCKRAGNYT